The genomic region TTTCTGGAGGAGGCCGCCCGCCGGTTCCCGCACGCCATCAAGCGCAACGGTTCCGACATGTTCCGCCGTTACCTGCGCTGCGAACTGGAAACCCTCTCGCCCGCCACGCTGGAGCTCTACGCCGGGGAAATCCGCCGCGCCCGCCGCGAAGGCCGCAATCTCGTCCTGGAGCGCCATCGCTGGCTGGCGCGGCTGCTGGGCAAGGGCTCGCTGAAAGAATGCGAAGCGGCCGCCGCCGCGGCCGGGCGGCTGAAGCGCGAATAAATGAACGCAACAGGGCCTGTCCATTCAAACGGACAGGCCCTTTTAACGCTCTCTGGTCGGAGCGAAAGGATTTGAACCTTCGACCCCCTGCTCCCAAAGCAGGTGCGCTACCAAGCTGCGCCACGCTCCGAACAAAAACCCCGCGTCGTGGCACAGCGGACGCGGGGCAAATTTGTGGGGCGAAAGATGGGACTTGAACCCACGGCCACCTGGGCCACAACCAGGTGCTCTACCAACTGAGCTACTTCCGCCACGGAAAAAATTTCTTACGCAAAATACGGCTTTTTGGCAAGCGATTTTTCCGGAGAACAATTCTGGATTTTCTTTAGAAAAAAATCTACGCTGACGACGTTTTCCCACCACGGACGTCCCGTCCCAACACAGCCCCCCGGAGGCATATGGACAAGCTGATCATTGAAGGCGGCGTGCCGCTCACCGGCAGCATCGACGTCAGCGGTTCCAAAAACGCGGCCCTGCCCATTCTGTTCGCGTCCATCCTGCTGAACGAGCCGGTCGTTTTCACCAACGTGCCGGACCTGCGCGACATCCATACCACGCTCAAGCTGCTGGGTATGCTGGGCTGCCCCTGCTCCTATCAGGAACGGCGGGTCCAGGTGACGCCGGGCGCGCTGCTGCCCGAAGCCCCCTACGATCTGGTGCGCACCATGCGAGCCTCGGTGCTCTGTCTGGGGCCGCTGCTGGCGCGCATCGGCCAGGCTCGCGTGGCTCTGCCCGGCGGCTGCGCCATCGGCGCGCGGCCTGTGGACCAGCACCTCAAGGGCCTGGAGCAGATGGGCGCGCGCTTCGAGCTGGAAGAGGGTTATATCATCGGCCGCTGCCGCAAGCTCAAGGGCGCGCACATCACCTTTGACCTGCCCACGGTGGGCGGCACGGAAAATCTGCTCATGGCCGCCGCCCTGGCCGAAGGCGAGACCATTCTGGAAAACGCGGCCCGCGAGCCGGAAGTGGTGGATCTGGCCAACTTCCTGCTGGTCTGCGGCGCGCGTATCGAGGGCCAGGGCACAAGCTGCATCCGCGTGCAGGGCGTGAACGGCCTGCACGGCGCGGAATACGCCATCATGCCCGACCGCATCGAAGCCGGAACGTTTCTGGTGGCCGCCGGCATCACCGGCGGTGAACTGCTGCTGCGCCACTGCCCCTTCACCGAGCTGGAGGCCGTGATTCTCAAACTGCAGAGCATGGGCATGGACATCACGGCCACGCCCGACGGCGTGCTGGCCAAATGCGGCTGCCCGCTGCGCGGCGCGGACATCAGCACCCAGCCCTATCCGGGCTTTCCCACGGACATGCAGGCCCAGATCATGGCCCTGATGTGCCTGGCCGACGGAGCCAGTGTGGTGGAGGAAAGCATTTTTGAAAACCGCTTCATGCACGTTCTGGAACTGATGCGGATGGGCGCGCAGATCAAGGTTTCCGGGCACACGGCCATGGTGCGCGGAGTAAGCCGCCTCACCGGCGCGCCGGTCATGGCCTCGGACCTGCGGGCCAGCGCCTCCCTGGTGCTGGCCGGTCTGGCCGCGCGCGGCGTCACCGAGGTGCGCCGCATCTATCATCTGGACCGCGGCTACGAGCGCATTGAAAACAAGCTCAACGCCGTGGGCGCGCGCATCCGCCGCGAAGCCGAGTAGCCGCGCCCGGAGGAGGAAATTATGCGACGTCTGGCCCTTGTTCTGCTGCTGGCCGCCCTGGCGGCCCTCAACGGCTGCGCCTACAGCGCCTACGGTCTCTATGACGACCAGCGGCTCATGGACACCATCACGGACGACAAAACCCTGGCCACCAGCATCAAAACCGCGCTGCTGGACGAGAATTTCAGCGGCGGCTGGTCCATTGCCGTCTATTCCTACTACGGCAACGTCTTTCTGGTGGGCGAAGTGCCCCAGAACATGCAGGGCAAGGCCCTGGCCATCGCCCGCCGCTACAAGCCGCGCTCCGTGACGCCGCACTGGTTCTCCCCGGCCAAGAGCGACACCAGCAACCTATACCTGGCCACCTCGCTGCGCACCGATCTGATCGGGGCCAAGGGCCTGTCCTCCACCCGCATTGATACGGAAGTCAATGCCGGACGCGTGGTTCTGCTGGGCGTGGTCAAGGACGACGCCGAAAAACAGATCGCCATCCGCACCGCGCGCAACGTCAAGGGCGTGACCTCGGTGACCAGCTACCTGATTCTGCCCCAGCGTCCGGGCAAAGCCCCGGCGGACGCCGCCAAACAGGACGGCACGGAGGCGCGGGATCTGCCCCCGTCCCCGGTTCCGGCGCAGCCGCCCGCGCAAAACACACCGCAAAACCAAGCGCAGCCCGCGGCCGCGCCTGACAAGCCGCTGAACACATAACTCCGGCGCCAACCATCACAGGCAAAGGGGACGCGATGCTATCGCGTCCCCTTTTTGCAGTGGCATTTCATAGGGCAGTCGCAACAATCCGGTTTTAAGGGAGCGTTCCCCCGGCCGCGCACCGGCGGCGCACGGCCTCGCCCAGACGGCGCACGGCCCCGTCCGCTTCGGCGTCCAGCGCGGTCCAGCCCGTTCCGGCATGGGCCAGCACCCGTTCGACCAGATCCAGAGCCTCTTCGGCGCCGTCCACCCAGAGGCAGACCGCGCCGTGCAGCATGAGGCCCGGCCCTTCCAGCGGCCCGCGTATGCCCAGCACCGGCACTCCGGCCCCGGCGGCCAGTCCCACCTCCACGCCCGCGTCCTGGCCGGACGCGCCGTAGTAAATGACCAGATCCGCCGTAAGACAGGCATTGCGGCAAAACTCATAGACCTGCCCGCCGTCCCGGTCCGTATCCATCCAGATCCGGCGCTGGGCCGGGGTCAGGCCCGGCGGGGGCACGGCTTTTTCCGTCCAGTCCAGCATGCGGCAGCCCAGGGCGCGCAGTTCGCGGCCCAGCAGGCGCACGCCGTGCTTGTGTTTGAAGGAACCGGCCACGTAAATGGTCAGGGCGGGCCGGGAAGACATGGCATACGGCGGCATGCGCACCTCAGAATTCAATGCCGGGCGCGGCTTTGACGCCCGCCCGCCAGGGATGTTTGATCTCGCCCATTTCCGTGACCAGATCCGCCTCCCGCACCAGCCAGTCCGGCGCGTTGCGGCCGGAGAGCACCAGATGCCGGTTGGCGGCGCGGGCTTCGGCCATGAGCGCCTCCACTTCCTCTCTGCTCAGGATGCCCGCGTCCAGAGCGTAGAGCGTTTCATCCAGAATGAGCATCTCGGCTTCCGGCAGCTGGGCGCGCGCCCACTCCAGCACGCGCAGGGCGGCGGCCCGGTGGGTCGGGCGGTCCTCCTCACGGCGCAGAAAACCCTCGCCCCCGGCCAGAAAACGCGGTCCCAGCCATTGCGCCAGCATGCGCTGCTCCCCGGCTTGGCCGTCCCGCTTCATGAACTGGCCGAAGGCCACGGCCATGTCCCGCCCCAGAGCGCGCACGGCCTGCCCCACGCAGGCGCTGGTCTTGCCCTTGCCGTTGCCGGTGTAGACCAGAATCACTTCCAGACTCCTGGCAAGGCGGCCTTGCAGGAGGGACATTGCCCCAACGCTCCCAGGCGCCGCGTTTGCCAGCCCCGGCGCTCAATGGCCGGAGTTCCGCAGGCCGGGCAAAAGGTCGTGCCGCCCACGGCGCTGGAGACATTGCCGATATACACGAAATGGAGGCCCGCTTCCCGGCCGATGCTCCAGGCCTCTTCCAGCCGGGACAGCGGCGTGGAGGGGTGCCCGGCCATGAGGTAGGCCCCATGGAACGCCGAGAGATGCCAGGGCGTATCCGGCCCCAGTTCGTCGTGCACGAAGGCGGCCATGTCGCGCAGTTCGGCTGCGCTGTCGTTGCACCCCGGAATGATCAGCGTGGTCACTTCCAGCCACCAGCCCATATCCCTGATGGCCTTCAGGTTGTCCAGCACGGGCTGGAGACGGCCGCCGCAGTAGTCGCGGTAAAAATCATCGCTGAAGGATTTCAGGTCCACATTGACGGCATTGACCCGGCGGCGCAGGGGCAGCAAAAAGTCCTCGCTCATAAAGCCGTTACTGACCAGAATGACCCGCAGGCCCATGGCCTGGGCCAATCCGGAGGTTTCGTAGACCTGCTCGAAAAAAACCGTGGGCTCGTTGTAGGTAAAGGCCATGCTGCGCGCGCGCTGATTTTCGGCCAGACGCACCAGGGCGTCCGGCGTGACGCGCTTGCCGGGCACCACGCCGTTGGACGGCACGCGGGCGATCTGGTGATTCTGGCAGAAACGGCACTGGAAATTACAGCCCGCGCTGCCCACGGAAAAGGTTTTGCTGCCGGGCAGAAAATGGTAGAGGGGCTTTTTTTCCACCGGATCCATCTGGGCGCTGGTGACCACATCCGCCACCAGGGAAACCAGTTCCCCGCCCACATTGACCCGCACTCCGCACACCCCCTTGCCGCCTTTTTTCAGACGGCAGGCGTGCGCGCACAGCCGGCAGCACACATCTCCGCCGGGCAGCGGCTCCCAGAGCATGGCTCGCATCTCAACGCCCTCCCGCGCCGTGAACGGCGGAACCGGTGTTGCCCATGCCCCCGATACCGCCAATCCCCGTGGACGGCGCAACGCTGTTGCGCGGCGCGTACGGATAGCCCGGCGCATGCGGCCGTGGCCGAAGGGCGGACGGCGGCCGCACTCCCGGCGTCAGATGCCCTTGCGGCGGCCGTGCGCCCTGCCATCCCGGCTGAAAGCCGGGATGGGGCTTTGGATACGGACGCGGCGGTGGGCCGGGCGGATAGGGCGGCTGAAGTCCGGAACCTGGCGGATAGGGCCGCCCCCCGCCGGGGTATATCTGCGGGGCCACGATGACGGGCGTGTTCCATTCCTGCGGCTGGGGCTGGCGGGGGGCGATGACCGACGTGATGATGTCGCCGGTTTCAGGGTCCCGCCAGGTGCCGGCAAAGCCGTTGGAGCCAGGGGCGGCGTTGCTGGTGTACACGTCGCCGCTGTACACGGTGGAATTGTTGTATTCGTTATGCACGGACGGC from Desulfovibrio porci harbors:
- the murA gene encoding UDP-N-acetylglucosamine 1-carboxyvinyltransferase, with translation MDKLIIEGGVPLTGSIDVSGSKNAALPILFASILLNEPVVFTNVPDLRDIHTTLKLLGMLGCPCSYQERRVQVTPGALLPEAPYDLVRTMRASVLCLGPLLARIGQARVALPGGCAIGARPVDQHLKGLEQMGARFELEEGYIIGRCRKLKGAHITFDLPTVGGTENLLMAAALAEGETILENAAREPEVVDLANFLLVCGARIEGQGTSCIRVQGVNGLHGAEYAIMPDRIEAGTFLVAAGITGGELLLRHCPFTELEAVILKLQSMGMDITATPDGVLAKCGCPLRGADISTQPYPGFPTDMQAQIMALMCLADGASVVEESIFENRFMHVLELMRMGAQIKVSGHTAMVRGVSRLTGAPVMASDLRASASLVLAGLAARGVTEVRRIYHLDRGYERIENKLNAVGARIRREAE
- a CDS encoding BON domain-containing protein, coding for MRRLALVLLLAALAALNGCAYSAYGLYDDQRLMDTITDDKTLATSIKTALLDENFSGGWSIAVYSYYGNVFLVGEVPQNMQGKALAIARRYKPRSVTPHWFSPAKSDTSNLYLATSLRTDLIGAKGLSSTRIDTEVNAGRVVLLGVVKDDAEKQIAIRTARNVKGVTSVTSYLILPQRPGKAPADAAKQDGTEARDLPPSPVPAQPPAQNTPQNQAQPAAAPDKPLNT
- a CDS encoding translation initiation factor 2, giving the protein MPPYAMSSRPALTIYVAGSFKHKHGVRLLGRELRALGCRMLDWTEKAVPPPGLTPAQRRIWMDTDRDGGQVYEFCRNACLTADLVIYYGASGQDAGVEVGLAAGAGVPVLGIRGPLEGPGLMLHGAVCLWVDGAEEALDLVERVLAHAGTGWTALDAEADGAVRRLGEAVRRRCAAGGTLP
- a CDS encoding cob(I)yrinic acid a,c-diamide adenosyltransferase, whose amino-acid sequence is MILVYTGNGKGKTSACVGQAVRALGRDMAVAFGQFMKRDGQAGEQRMLAQWLGPRFLAGGEGFLRREEDRPTHRAAALRVLEWARAQLPEAEMLILDETLYALDAGILSREEVEALMAEARAANRHLVLSGRNAPDWLVREADLVTEMGEIKHPWRAGVKAAPGIEF
- the amrS gene encoding AmmeMemoRadiSam system radical SAM enzyme, with the protein product MRAMLWEPLPGGDVCCRLCAHACRLKKGGKGVCGVRVNVGGELVSLVADVVTSAQMDPVEKKPLYHFLPGSKTFSVGSAGCNFQCRFCQNHQIARVPSNGVVPGKRVTPDALVRLAENQRARSMAFTYNEPTVFFEQVYETSGLAQAMGLRVILVSNGFMSEDFLLPLRRRVNAVNVDLKSFSDDFYRDYCGGRLQPVLDNLKAIRDMGWWLEVTTLIIPGCNDSAAELRDMAAFVHDELGPDTPWHLSAFHGAYLMAGHPSTPLSRLEEAWSIGREAGLHFVYIGNVSSAVGGTTFCPACGTPAIERRGWQTRRLGALGQCPSCKAALPGVWK